A genomic stretch from Canis lupus familiaris isolate Mischka breed German Shepherd chromosome 17, alternate assembly UU_Cfam_GSD_1.0, whole genome shotgun sequence includes:
- the H2BC19 gene encoding histone H2B type 2-E — MPEPAKSAPAPKKGSKKAVTKAQKKDGKKRKRSRKESYSIYVYKVLKQVHPDTGISSKAMGIMNSFVNDIFERIAGEASRLAHYNKRSTITSREIQTAVRLLLPGELAKHAVSEGTKAVTKYTSSK; from the coding sequence ATGCCCGAGCCGGCGAAATCCGCTCCCGCGCCCAAGAAGGGCTCCAAGAAAGCGGTCACCAAGGCCCAGAAGAAGGACGGCAAGAAGCGCAAGCGCAGCCGCAAGGAGAGCTACTCCATCTACGTGTACAAGGTGCTGAAGCAGGTGCACCCCGACACCGGCATCTCGTCCAAGGCCATGGGCATCATGAACTCGTTCGTCAACGACATCTTCGAGCGCATCGCCGGCGAGGCCTCCCGCCTGGCGCATTACAACAAGCGCTCCACCATCACCTCCCGGGAGATCCAGACGGCCGTGCGCCTGCTGCTGCCCGGCGAGCTGGCCAAGCACGCCGTGTCCGAGGGCACCAAGGCCGTCACCAAGTACACCAGCTCCAAGTGA